Proteins encoded within one genomic window of Saccharopolyspora pogona:
- the pqqD gene encoding pyrroloquinoline quinone biosynthesis peptide chaperone PqqD, with the protein MMDEPDLTATPRLATKAMLKHDSVRDAELLLLPERVVHLNASGAAILRLCDGSRTVRQVVSQLEHDFEATGLANDVVAFLQDAHGLGWVVT; encoded by the coding sequence ATGATGGACGAGCCTGATCTGACGGCCACGCCTCGGCTAGCGACCAAGGCGATGCTCAAGCACGACAGCGTCCGCGACGCCGAGTTGCTTCTGCTGCCGGAGAGAGTCGTGCACCTGAACGCGTCCGGGGCGGCGATTTTGCGGCTGTGTGACGGCAGCCGGACCGTGCGGCAGGTGGTGTCCCAGTTGGAGCACGATTTCGAGGCCACCGGTCTCGCGAACGACGTCGTGGCGTTCCTCCAGGATGCGCACGGACTAGGTTGGGTGGTCACATGA
- the pqqC gene encoding pyrroloquinoline-quinone synthase PqqC: MKAWSAEEFEAQLRSIGEQRYHHLHPFNERMHAGLLTEEEFRGWVRNRFYYQVNLPVKDAFILTKLPGRQDRRQWIQRIIDHDGRTGDEGGIEKWVRLGEAVGLTRQELIDSSSVLPGVRFAVDAYVDFCHRKPWLEAVASAMTELFAPDLLSRRIADLQQHYPWIAAKGLEYFRSRLTQQPKDIEHLLHLVIKGAKSREQQDACVRALEFKCDVLWSLLDAVQLAYSKSS, from the coding sequence GTGAAAGCTTGGTCTGCTGAGGAGTTCGAAGCACAGCTGCGGTCGATCGGAGAACAGCGGTACCACCATTTGCACCCGTTCAACGAGCGGATGCACGCGGGCTTGCTCACTGAGGAGGAGTTCCGCGGATGGGTGCGAAACCGCTTCTACTACCAGGTGAACCTGCCGGTGAAGGACGCGTTCATCCTGACCAAGCTCCCCGGTCGGCAGGATCGGCGCCAGTGGATTCAGCGCATCATCGATCACGACGGCCGAACGGGAGACGAAGGCGGGATCGAGAAGTGGGTCCGCCTCGGCGAAGCTGTCGGCTTGACCCGCCAAGAGCTGATCGACAGCAGCTCGGTGCTGCCCGGAGTGCGGTTCGCCGTGGACGCCTACGTGGATTTCTGCCACCGGAAGCCGTGGCTGGAGGCCGTGGCGTCGGCCATGACCGAGCTGTTCGCCCCAGATCTGCTCAGCCGGAGGATTGCCGATCTCCAGCAGCACTACCCGTGGATCGCCGCAAAAGGCTTGGAGTATTTCCGGTCTCGACTCACCCAGCAGCCCAAGGACATCGAGCATCTGCTCCACCTGGTGATCAAGGGCGCGAAGTCCAGGGAGCAGCAGGACGCGTGCGTACGAGCGCTGGAGTTCAAGTGCGATGTTCTCTGGAGCCTGCTGGACGCCGTGCAACTCGCTTACAGCAAGAGTTCATGA
- the pqqE gene encoding pyrroloquinoline quinone biosynthesis protein PqqE — protein MPQPYGLLAEVTHQCPLHCVYCSNPLALLDRQDELSTEDWLRVIREAAGLGVVQVHFSGGEPLVRGDLETLVAEARRLDLYTNLITSGLGLTASRARSLVSAGLNSAQLSIQGDAAESTDLVAASKRFDKKQEAARIIREAGLPLNMNVVLHRLNLARLDAIIGVCVSWGAERLELANTQYYGWALRNRDLLLPSKAQLEKAEGVYERRKAELADRMELIWILPDYYERYPKPCMGGWAQTALTVAPDGMVYPCPVAADMTTMNFPSVHDHDLEWIWSKSAAFQAFRGTEWMADPCRSCPRKEMDFGGCRCQAFALTGDPGRTDPVCFHSPDHHLVQDALVRANQDDVAADDETARANLVYRRPPASARRR, from the coding sequence ATGCCGCAGCCGTACGGCCTGCTGGCCGAGGTCACTCACCAATGTCCGTTGCACTGCGTCTATTGCTCGAACCCGCTGGCGCTGCTCGATCGGCAGGATGAGCTCAGCACCGAGGACTGGCTGCGGGTGATACGCGAGGCAGCCGGGCTCGGTGTGGTGCAGGTCCATTTTTCGGGCGGTGAACCCCTCGTCCGCGGTGATCTGGAGACGCTCGTCGCCGAGGCCCGCCGCCTCGATCTGTACACCAACCTGATCACCAGCGGCCTGGGGCTCACGGCGAGCCGTGCGAGATCGCTGGTGTCGGCAGGGCTCAACAGCGCCCAGCTGAGCATTCAGGGCGACGCGGCTGAGTCGACGGATTTGGTCGCAGCGAGCAAGCGATTCGACAAGAAGCAGGAGGCTGCGCGCATCATCCGCGAGGCCGGGCTGCCGTTGAACATGAACGTGGTCCTGCACCGGCTGAACCTGGCTCGCCTAGACGCGATCATCGGCGTCTGCGTGTCGTGGGGCGCCGAGCGGCTGGAGCTTGCCAACACCCAGTACTACGGCTGGGCTCTTCGCAACCGCGACCTGCTGCTCCCGAGCAAGGCGCAGTTGGAGAAGGCCGAAGGCGTGTACGAACGCCGGAAGGCCGAGTTGGCGGATCGCATGGAACTCATCTGGATCCTCCCGGACTACTACGAGCGCTACCCGAAGCCGTGCATGGGTGGATGGGCGCAGACAGCACTGACCGTCGCCCCGGACGGCATGGTGTATCCGTGTCCGGTAGCCGCGGACATGACCACGATGAACTTCCCCTCGGTTCACGACCACGACCTCGAGTGGATCTGGTCGAAGTCAGCTGCCTTCCAGGCGTTCCGGGGAACAGAATGGATGGCTGATCCGTGCCGCAGCTGTCCTCGCAAAGAGATGGATTTCGGTGGATGCCGGTGTCAAGCCTTCGCCTTGACCGGCGATCCGGGACGCACCGACCCGGTTTGCTTCCACTCGCCCGACCATCACCTGGTGCAGGACGCGCTCGTTCGTGCCAATCAGGACGATGTCGCAGCCGACGACGAAACGGCCCGAGCGAACCTCGTTTACCGTCGCCCACCTGCGTCGGCAAGGAGGCGATGA
- the pqqB gene encoding pyrroloquinoline quinone biosynthesis protein PqqB, with the protein MFLHCLGVAAGGGYPQWNCACAGCRRARSNPELGSMHAGLAVSGDGERWFLLNATPDVHHQIAADRCLHPGPGIRTTPVAGVLLTDAEFDHTIGLLMLREESSLTVYGTYPVLEALALRFPVRELLSDYANLLWSVVEIGKPLDLDDRLRVTAFLTGSKAPRYLGRSQLQCESREWEMGFRLQDKVTGGTAVYAPTLPQWDEKFAEQVASADCVFLDGTFWTDDEMSCRGAGSRSGRSMGHMPVSGEDGSARALAALPAKRKIYTHINNTNPILDEGSEERRWLADLGIEVGRAGLEVEL; encoded by the coding sequence GTGTTTCTTCATTGTCTGGGAGTTGCGGCAGGCGGTGGTTATCCGCAGTGGAACTGCGCTTGCGCCGGGTGCCGCAGGGCTCGTAGCAATCCGGAACTCGGGTCGATGCACGCGGGTCTTGCGGTCTCCGGAGACGGCGAGCGGTGGTTCCTGCTCAACGCAACTCCGGATGTCCATCATCAGATAGCGGCGGATCGCTGTTTGCATCCGGGTCCGGGAATTCGGACGACACCGGTTGCCGGCGTGCTGCTGACGGACGCGGAGTTCGACCACACGATCGGCCTGCTGATGTTGCGTGAGGAATCGTCGCTGACGGTTTACGGGACGTACCCCGTGCTGGAGGCGCTCGCTCTGCGGTTTCCTGTTCGGGAATTGCTGAGCGATTACGCCAACCTGTTGTGGTCCGTGGTCGAAATCGGCAAACCGCTCGACCTGGACGACCGGTTGCGCGTGACCGCCTTCCTGACCGGTAGCAAGGCGCCTCGCTACCTGGGGCGCTCGCAGCTTCAGTGCGAGTCGAGGGAGTGGGAGATGGGCTTCCGCTTGCAGGACAAGGTGACTGGCGGGACCGCGGTGTACGCGCCGACCCTGCCCCAGTGGGACGAGAAGTTCGCCGAACAGGTGGCGTCGGCTGATTGCGTCTTCTTGGACGGTACTTTCTGGACGGACGACGAAATGTCCTGCCGGGGTGCGGGAAGTCGTTCCGGACGCTCCATGGGGCACATGCCCGTCAGCGGCGAGGACGGTTCTGCCCGCGCTCTGGCTGCGCTTCCTGCGAAGCGCAAGATCTACACCCACATTAACAACACCAACCCCATTCTCGACGAAGGGTCCGAGGAGCGGCGTTGGTTGGCGGACTTGGGCATCGAGGTGGGTCGAGCTGGCCTGGAGGTGGAGTTGTGA